The window GGGAAGAAATAAAATTTTTGTAAACCTTAAACAATCCAGAGAAAACTGTCTCTATCTCATTCTTGTTTTCTTCTGCTGCTTTGTAATGAACCGCCTTCTTTTTTTCAGTTAGCAAATCTTTGTATGCCAACACTTCATTATTGGACTGAGCAAAGGTTACTCCAATTAAACTACAGATCAGGAAGCTTGTAATCGTAAATAATTTCATTTCCTTTTTCATTTATAATCACATTTTTATAGGAAGTAACCTGGTAATTTTGTCCTTGCTCATGGTAATTTATTTGCGTGATTTCTGTTGGGACTTCACAACCCGATACGTTAGTATAATTTTTATAAAATTGCTTGCTCAACAAATCATTATCAGGATTGTAGAATGCTATGGCTTGTAATTTTTTGTCTAAATTAGACATTATAACTTTACCCAACGAACTTTTTACTTTTTCTTCTTCTGGCTCCCAGGTGGTTAAAATTTGATCTTCTTTTTTGGCAACATCTATTATGGTATAGCCACTATTTCTTAACCCGAAATTGGCCAATTGTCCAGATAATGTAAAATGGAAAAATGAAGAAGTGGGAATTACAAAAGAAGATGATTTACCCAGTAATTCATTGGATTGAAATCGATACAAAGTGGTGTCCTTTAATACCCAAGTTTCCGGTTCAGGAAAAGAGATGTCATAGATTATTTTCTCTGCGGAAAGATCATAATAGACCTTTCCTACAATTAATCTTGAGGTTCCATCTGCAATTTTTTCCTTGATTGAAAAGTCCGCACTTATCCTAAAAAACTGTTGCCCAAAATTAATTTCGGGCAACAGTGTTAATATCAGTAGTATTAGTATAGGTTTTTTCAGAAGTGTACTCATTAAAATGGATAAGCAGAGAAAGCAAATATATAAGATGCAGCTACCAAAAGGGCGTACACACCACCTAAGGTTACACAACCCCAAATTGCTTTTCTAGTTTGTTCCTTGTCTTCAGCGTCTAAATGAACAATGGCTATACCAATAGGCCCCAATACACATCCCCAAAGGAAAGATGGTATACCAGCTACTGGGTGATCACCTGCATTTACAGCAAAGTTGTTCAACATGTCTGCATCAAGGTTTACGTTTAACCCATTGTTTTGAGCAATTACTTCTTTCAAAGTTACTCCTTCATTGGAAAGAACATATTCTTCCAATTGATCAAGTTCTGAAAATTGAGCTTCAATAAGTGCCGAATTGAAGTCTAAAACATCAGGTTTAATTTCTTCTCCAAAGGAGATTCCCGTTATCAAGAACGGGACAAGGAATGCAATAAGTTTTTTCATAATATAGATTTATTAAAGATTTGGATTATAAAGATATTAAAAAATATAAATAATAGGCAGTTTTTGAAAAATATTAAGCTAGTTCATTTATTAAAATTAATCTCTTGTTATACAAGAGATTAATTTTATAATTTCAAGCTGTGAAAAACCTAGGATTTTATGGTTGGAAAAATTGATGCGTTTGTATTTTTTTGCCTCAAAATGTTTGGAATAATAACTTAAGAATTAATGGTTTTTCTTGATTGAAACTACATTTTAATAATTTCAGGATGGTTTTTTAAACCTTTAGTTCTCTGGCAAAATCGAGTATAAATACTCTTTTTTCTTTATTGTTTAGGATGTAATTGCAGTTGTAAGTTTCAATAGAGAGGAAATAAATAGTATTTCTTCACTATTAATTAATAAAAATATAACAGCAATACTATTCAGTGTTAATATAATAAATTTATTTTATAATTATATTATTCCGTTTTTTGCTAATTGTAGGGGGAGCTCACCTAACCTTAAAAAGGTATTCAAATTTAATATAGATGAAAAGAATGATTCAATAATAAATGCTAAAATTGCGAGTAGTTAGCAATTTTCTATCCATTTTAAAATAAGAATTTATCATGGTTGTAATGGATCTGAAGTTAGTAGAAATAAATTATTAGAATTTATGTCTTGGTATTTATTTATTAATTAGATTTATTGTCCTATTTATTTAATGAACTCGGGGTTTTAGTCCTTGTGACCAACTAATTATACGATATGAGAATACAGAAAAAATTTCATTACTTATTATTTGCATCATTATTGATTTTTAGTAGTTGTGACCTATCAGAGGTTTTTGATGATGAAGATGACATGGATGATTCCGAAGCAGAGATTGTGACGGCTAAAATCAATGGAGAAGCCTTTAGTGCTGTTGAATCTGATGATGCATTAATTCAACTTGACCAAGTTGAAGGGGATTTGGATTTGAATGGAGATGTATTTGAATTAAGCTTTACGGCTACAGATTTTGGACAGAGCTATTTGACCACTCTTTCATTGTCACTTCAAGGACTAAATTATTCTGATTTAAAAGCCGGAAGTCAATTTGTAGGTTTTACTGAGGAAAATCTATCTAGCGGTAACCCTACAGGAGCAGCTGGTGTGGTGGCAAAAGCTTCTTTGGATGGGGAAACTGAATTTGGTGGAATAACACTACTGGTAGGTACGATTGAAGTAGAATTAACCAAGCTGGACAAAGAGAATGAACTGATGTCCGGTGAATTTTCCTTCGTGGCTTATGATGATGACAATGATACCAACATAGTAGTTACAGAAGGGGTTTTTACAAATGTTGAATTTTAAGATGCTTCATTTTTAACAAAATGAATATTTCTTTGAAATCCTTCCCATTTGGTCCTTTTTAAAGCTGACCGCTTGAATACTTTATTAAAAGTTTCTTTTGTCATTTCTTCCCATGCTGATTTTTCTAAATCAGCATGGGGAAGAAATG of the Cyclobacterium marinum DSM 745 genome contains:
- the yidD gene encoding membrane protein insertion efficiency factor YidD, which produces MKLFTITSFLICSLIGVTFAQSNNEVLAYKDLLTEKKKAVHYKAAEENKNEIETVFSGLFKVYKNFISSQDGSNCVFYPSCSEYGLLAVKKYGVLLGTANTMDRLTRCNGLSPEKYAWTEDRTLMIDELK